In Janthinobacterium sp. B9-8, the genomic stretch CCACCAAGGCCGCCATCTTTGCAGGCACAGGCGTCGTGGTTCTAAACCGTGAAGACACGCATTGCCTTGCTATGGCAACTAAGCTGGAATCCCGCCACATCGTCTGGTTTGGTGCTGATGAGCCGCGCGCAGCAAATGAGTACGGCCTGAAAGGAAGTGAATTCACTTTAAGCTACGGTAGCGAAGCATTCTTTAATGCGGCCGATCTGCCTGTAGCTGGCTTACACAATGCAGTCAATGCACTTTCCGCCATCGCGCTTTGCCGTGCCATTGGCTTAGAAACCGCCCCGCTGCTCGCCGCACTGAAATCATTCACGGGCCTTGCGCACCGGGTTGAGTTTGTTGCCACGGTTCAAGGCGTTGATTACTTTGATGATTCCAAAGGCACCAATGTAGGCGCCACCGAAGCGGCACTCAAAGGCATGACTCGCCCTGTGGTGTTGATTGCCGGAGGGGACGGCAAGGGGCAGGATTTTCGCCCGCTTAAAGCTGCTTGCGAGCGCATTTGCCGTGCGGTGATTCTGATTGGCCGCGACGCGCCGATTCTGGCCGAGGCGCTCAACGAAGCTCAATCGCAGTTTGTAGATTTCGATAACGAACATCTGCTGCCTATTTTGCAACTGCCCACCATGGAAATGGCCGTGCAATTTGCCAGCAACTTTGCCGAAAGCGGTGATGTGGTTCTGCTTTCCCCAGCTTGCGCCAGCCTAGATATGTACCGCAACTATCACCACCGCGCCGAAGTATTTATCGCTGCGGTAAAAGGTCTGGGGGCCTGACGTGCGCCAGCTATTTTCTCAAGCTATCAAGCGGCTTCGCCCCAATATGGCGTCCTATGATCAGGCGCTGTTCTGGTGCATTACCCTGCTGCTGACGATTGGCTTGGTGATGGTGTATTCCTCATCGATTGCGATGGCCGAAGTGGATAAAGACACAGGCTTTCGCTCAAATTACTTCCTGATTCGCCATGTCATTTTCTTAGTAGTGGGGATTGCAGGCGCATTTACTGCTTTTTCAATTTCTACCAAAACATGGCA encodes the following:
- the murD gene encoding UDP-N-acetylmuramoyl-L-alanine--D-glutamate ligase; this translates as MNYQGKHCIVVGLGESGFSAAKWLAAQGARVTVADSRSAPPNVEQLHAAHADIELRLGAFSDATFVDADALIVSPGVPLATPAITAAVARGVPALGDVELFAQAISGSAAKVIAITGSNGKSTVTSMVGQMCDAAGLKTVMAGNIGLPVLDALTARPDADVFVLELSSFQLETTTSLNADAATVLNISEDHLDRYKNLAHYAATKAAIFAGTGVVVLNREDTHCLAMATKLESRHIVWFGADEPRAANEYGLKGSEFTLSYGSEAFFNAADLPVAGLHNAVNALSAIALCRAIGLETAPLLAALKSFTGLAHRVEFVATVQGVDYFDDSKGTNVGATEAALKGMTRPVVLIAGGDGKGQDFRPLKAACERICRAVILIGRDAPILAEALNEAQSQFVDFDNEHLLPILQLPTMEMAVQFASNFAESGDVVLLSPACASLDMYRNYHHRAEVFIAAVKGLGA